A segment of the Patescibacteria group bacterium genome:
GATCTCAATGATTTTCAAATTCTGATAATTGATGAGTTTCATATGGCTGTTGGAGAATATGATTATGTTCCCCTCGCCTCTCTCGCTAACGACCTAGGTATTCGTATCATTGGTCTTACGGCTTCACCTGGGAGTAACTTCAAAAAAATTTCCGAAGTGTGCGCAAATTGTCACATAACAACTCTCAAAAGATTGTTCATAAAAACTGCTGACAAAGAACTAAACAAAATCAATATTCCGGTTGATGATTTATTTATAAAAGTGGACATCGACTTCGGATTTCTTCTCGATGACATAAAGATGCAGTTGTTTGAGCTACTAAATGAGAAGCCGCCCGATGGGATATTGACCAGCAAAAAACTTGATTCTTTAGTTGAGATTATAGAAGAGAAAACCAACAAAAAGGATAAGTCAATCTTTCATGCCTTTAAACTTTACGGAATGTATAGAAAACTTATCCATTGCTACAGGACTGTTGTGATAGATGGTTATGATACCTTCTTAGAATACGCCGAGAAACTCCGAACTGAAGGGAAAGCATCATCACGAGAAATAGTTAAAATGCCTGAGTTCCAAAAAATCGTTTACTTTGTCAAATACTGTTGTTACACTCACCCAAAGGTAAGCAATTTAACAGGCTTGATTGTAGACTGGGTGGGACAAAAGAAAAATGGATTGATATTTGTGTATCAAAGGAATACAGCCAAATATTTGTCCGAAGAACTAGAAAATAACGGAATCCGGGTAGGAATTATTACTTCAAAAGACTCAAAAAAATCCCACGAGGAGGAAGAAATACTATCAAATCTTGCAAAAGGAGAAATTGATATTGTTGTTTGTACAACTATCTTGCAAATGGGAGTTTCCGTTCCAGAAATTGATGCCGTTTTCCATTTTGACCTTCCGTCGTCCATAATAGCCAAGATTCAAAAAGATGGGAGAACTGGCAGAGTTAAAAGCGGAAATGTTTTCTATCTTGTTCTAAACCATCCAATAGATTTAGAAAGATACATAGCCATTCAATCTCAATTGAAAAGAATGCATGCTGCTATTGACAAGTTCAATGAGCAGCAAAATGAACTTATTTACAAAATAAAAAACAAAAAAGAACCAATACCCTTTCTAGATACTTCACTAAAAAGGGCCGTGAAAAGAAAGAAAAAATCTGAAATTAATAATAAGCAATTTGAACTTTTTTAACTTAAAACGATGCTAAAAAATTAGCATCGTTTTTTCTTGCTCCGGGAGCTGTCTGCCCGCCTCTGGAGAGGAAG
Coding sequences within it:
- a CDS encoding helicase-related protein; the protein is MNIWIDDYEPIWSQLNFDPEKASKEKARAWKSGSKKVIELAKTQNVGIVADTSSGKTLISFLVTLATNARVLFLTPRVILPTQHQKVLSSIAGGKCLSRVITGETKRKDRVWDNKEEKFVFATPQTALIEINNNLLDLNDFQILIIDEFHMAVGEYDYVPLASLANDLGIRIIGLTASPGSNFKKISEVCANCHITTLKRLFIKTADKELNKINIPVDDLFIKVDIDFGFLLDDIKMQLFELLNEKPPDGILTSKKLDSLVEIIEEKTNKKDKSIFHAFKLYGMYRKLIHCYRTVVIDGYDTFLEYAEKLRTEGKASSREIVKMPEFQKIVYFVKYCCYTHPKVSNLTGLIVDWVGQKKNGLIFVYQRNTAKYLSEELENNGIRVGIITSKDSKKSHEEEEILSNLAKGEIDIVVCTTILQMGVSVPEIDAVFHFDLPSSIIAKIQKDGRTGRVKSGNVFYLVLNHPIDLERYIAIQSQLKRMHAAIDKFNEQQNELIYKIKNKKEPIPFLDTSLKRAVKRKKKSEINNKQFELF